From Planococcus halocryophilus, the proteins below share one genomic window:
- a CDS encoding rhodanese-like domain-containing protein, translating into MKSISTKELQTLLEEGKKVNIIDVRETSEVATGKIPGAVNMPLGLLEFKMNELDKKEQYYVNCQAGGRSSSACKFLDNQGYNVTNVEGGMMAWEGDIE; encoded by the coding sequence ATGAAATCGATTTCTACAAAAGAGCTACAGACATTATTAGAAGAAGGTAAAAAAGTAAACATTATTGACGTGCGTGAAACATCAGAAGTGGCGACTGGAAAAATTCCTGGAGCTGTGAATATGCCTTTAGGGTTATTGGAATTCAAGATGAACGAATTGGACAAAAAAGAACAATACTATGTGAACTGCCAAGCAGGCGGACGTAGTAGCTCTGCATGCAAATTTTTAGACAACCAAGGTTATAATGTAACAAACGTTGAAGGCGGCATGATGGCATGGGAAGGCGACATTGAGTAA
- a CDS encoding glutaredoxin family protein, giving the protein MSNQVTVYSTDTCPYCTMMKNFLEQNNVAYTEVNVQHDQAAANRLVQTTGQMGVPQTNINGEWVLGFDPNRVSELLNA; this is encoded by the coding sequence ATGTCAAACCAAGTTACAGTTTACTCAACAGATACGTGCCCTTACTGCACAATGATGAAAAATTTTCTGGAACAGAATAATGTTGCGTATACAGAAGTAAATGTGCAGCACGATCAAGCGGCAGCTAATCGCCTCGTGCAAACAACTGGCCAAATGGGCGTACCACAAACAAATATAAACGGTGAGTGGGTTCTCGGTTTCGATCCGAATCGCGTTTCGGAATTATTGAACGCATAA
- a CDS encoding class I SAM-dependent methyltransferase, translated as MKTVVTTASRSTSSMMEWAERVSTELSLQQVVRNKRSIKKMHADESSDLLICLKERLEFYPLGKTEPFFFHPNSAAYRTKRPLEEDPLVVVSNLKPGDSFLDCTLGLASDSLVASQRVGKGGHVIGCESHPILAYVVKQGLKQYSGMPHLIDAMKRIEVVSCDAVSFLKKLESNSIDVIYMDPMFTEEITEATNFTAIKGLANQGQLTAQWVAEAKRVARKSIVLKAHFSSQDFERFGFVRRVRPNTKFHYGVIILAQENN; from the coding sequence GTGAAAACGGTCGTCACAACAGCTTCTCGCTCAACTTCATCTATGATGGAGTGGGCGGAGCGAGTTTCAACAGAACTGTCGCTTCAGCAAGTGGTACGCAATAAGCGCTCTATTAAGAAAATGCATGCGGATGAATCGTCTGATTTGTTGATTTGTTTAAAAGAACGACTCGAGTTTTATCCACTGGGTAAAACGGAGCCGTTCTTTTTTCATCCGAATTCAGCTGCGTATCGGACGAAGAGACCGCTCGAGGAAGATCCGTTAGTTGTAGTTTCTAATTTAAAGCCAGGAGACTCTTTTTTAGATTGTACTTTAGGTCTTGCATCAGACTCTTTGGTCGCTTCTCAGCGCGTAGGGAAAGGTGGGCACGTTATTGGTTGCGAAAGTCATCCGATTCTTGCTTACGTCGTAAAACAAGGGTTAAAACAATATAGTGGAATGCCGCACTTAATAGACGCGATGAAACGAATAGAAGTGGTTTCTTGTGATGCCGTTTCGTTTCTAAAAAAACTTGAGTCGAATTCTATCGATGTCATATACATGGATCCGATGTTTACAGAAGAAATTACAGAAGCAACAAACTTTACAGCAATTAAAGGCTTGGCTAATCAAGGTCAGTTAACAGCACAATGGGTAGCTGAAGCTAAACGGGTGGCTAGAAAGAGTATTGTGTTAAAAGCGCATTTCAGCTCTCAGGATTTTGAACGGTTTGGTTTTGTGCGACGCGTGCGACCGAATACTAAATTTCACTACGGTGTGATCATTCTCGCACAGGAAAATAACTAA
- a CDS encoding BrxA/BrxB family bacilliredoxin, whose amino-acid sequence MNAYDEYMKGIVVPMRQELAGAGFTELLTAEEVNDHMSSAKGTSLIVINSICGCAAGLARPAVIEALQTVEAKPEHLVTVFAGQDKEATAQMRHYFEEVAPSSPSIAVVKDGELAHFIPREQIEGYPMEQIRDHLAQALEQVAAQ is encoded by the coding sequence ATGAACGCATATGATGAATACATGAAGGGCATTGTGGTGCCGATGCGCCAGGAATTGGCTGGAGCAGGATTTACAGAATTGTTGACGGCTGAGGAAGTAAATGACCATATGAGTAGCGCTAAAGGAACAAGTCTAATTGTGATTAACTCAATTTGTGGCTGTGCAGCAGGATTGGCACGTCCAGCGGTTATAGAAGCGCTTCAAACAGTAGAAGCAAAACCCGAACATTTGGTAACGGTCTTTGCAGGACAAGATAAAGAAGCGACAGCGCAAATGCGTCATTATTTTGAAGAAGTTGCTCCGTCTTCACCATCGATTGCGGTAGTCAAAGATGGCGAGTTGGCACATTTTATTCCACGCGAACAAATAGAGGGTTATCCAATGGAACAAATTCGTGACCATCTAGCACAAGCGCTTGAACAGGTGGCCGCTCAGTGA
- a CDS encoding GNAT family N-acetyltransferase: MDLLKQINELDFALLQSFSTKHDRPWGALFLNEHQPDYYDANHAYVSEQPEHPEKVIDEVVSFYRSHSITPRFYLDYIDSLTSFIAQLKNNGFQYEEIPQPIQLWNKELTSLSIPDHVTVEKVNNTNYHDASWVECQIKEFGGKAVREKAFETEFKDNRYTHYLLKVNGKPSSTACLFVHKNQGRIESVATIEKNRGKGLIGFVLHHIQKEAQMMQLEKLWVHPINEQVEKVYSRYAFATIHILQSGHAFLDGKSIKGIHE, from the coding sequence ATGGATTTACTAAAACAAATTAACGAATTAGACTTTGCATTGTTGCAGTCATTTTCCACCAAACATGATCGTCCATGGGGTGCTTTGTTTTTAAACGAACACCAACCAGATTATTATGATGCAAATCATGCATATGTAAGTGAACAGCCCGAACACCCTGAAAAAGTAATCGATGAAGTGGTGTCATTTTATAGATCTCACTCAATTACGCCACGATTTTATTTAGATTATATCGATTCGCTGACAAGTTTTATTGCCCAATTAAAAAATAACGGCTTTCAGTATGAAGAAATTCCTCAACCTATTCAGTTATGGAACAAAGAACTAACGTCATTATCAATCCCTGACCATGTAACGGTCGAAAAAGTAAACAATACGAATTATCATGACGCCTCGTGGGTCGAGTGTCAGATTAAAGAATTTGGTGGAAAAGCAGTTCGCGAAAAGGCTTTTGAAACAGAGTTTAAAGACAATCGTTATACGCATTATTTATTAAAAGTTAATGGCAAACCTAGTTCGACAGCGTGCTTATTTGTACATAAAAATCAAGGTCGTATCGAAAGTGTTGCGACTATCGAGAAAAATAGAGGAAAAGGATTAATTGGTTTTGTCTTACATCATATACAAAAAGAAGCTCAAATGATGCAGCTAGAAAAATTATGGGTTCACCCTATTAATGAACAAGTTGAAAAAGTCTATAGTCGATACGCATTTGCTACGATTCATATTTTACAATCTGGTCATGCTTTTTTAGATGGGAAAAGCATTAAAGGCATTCACGAGTAA
- a CDS encoding conserved virulence factor C family protein has product MKILTIEPTPSPNTMKVIIDQELPFGKSHNYNKDTIEAAPKEVQELLTIDGVKGVYHVADFLAVERISKFDWETILAQVRNVFGEDREHIGDEVELDEHFGEVYVHVQEFKGIPLQVKVFDNASEERFGMSERFVTAMKQVMDPTEENYLMQRKWADYGVRYGDKAEIGKSMVEEIEAAYPQQRLDALTAKKDTEQHEAAPRGRKISPEEFNAPDWETRFQLLDQMIEAELDDLPLLSLALDDEKMSIRRQAAIFLGDINDKAVVSYVERAMKDKSWAVRRTAGDTISDLGFEEFEPIMIETLNDKNKLVRWRAAMFLYETGTEAALSALKKTENDPEFEVKLQIKMAIARIAEGEDAKGSVWKQMTEARQAMKGE; this is encoded by the coding sequence GTGAAAATTTTAACGATAGAACCGACACCAAGCCCGAATACGATGAAAGTAATCATCGATCAAGAATTGCCATTTGGCAAAAGTCATAATTACAATAAAGACACTATAGAAGCTGCTCCAAAAGAAGTTCAAGAATTGCTTACGATTGACGGCGTTAAAGGTGTTTATCACGTTGCTGACTTCTTGGCAGTCGAACGCATTTCGAAATTTGATTGGGAAACTATTTTAGCTCAAGTACGCAATGTCTTTGGTGAAGACCGTGAACATATAGGTGACGAAGTAGAATTAGATGAACATTTCGGCGAAGTATATGTCCATGTTCAGGAGTTCAAAGGCATTCCGTTGCAAGTCAAAGTGTTCGATAACGCATCAGAAGAACGCTTTGGGATGTCTGAGCGATTTGTTACAGCGATGAAACAAGTGATGGACCCAACTGAAGAAAATTATTTAATGCAACGTAAATGGGCGGATTACGGCGTGCGTTATGGTGATAAAGCAGAAATTGGCAAAAGTATGGTAGAAGAAATCGAAGCGGCTTACCCACAACAACGCTTAGATGCATTAACAGCAAAAAAAGATACAGAACAACACGAAGCAGCACCGCGTGGACGCAAAATCTCCCCAGAAGAATTTAATGCGCCCGACTGGGAAACGCGTTTTCAGCTACTCGATCAAATGATCGAAGCGGAACTGGACGATTTGCCATTATTATCGCTTGCACTTGATGACGAAAAAATGTCAATTCGCCGACAAGCGGCCATTTTCCTTGGGGATATCAACGATAAAGCAGTTGTTTCTTATGTGGAACGTGCAATGAAAGACAAAAGCTGGGCTGTACGTAGAACTGCAGGTGACACCATTAGTGATTTGGGATTTGAAGAGTTTGAGCCAATCATGATTGAAACCTTAAATGATAAAAACAAATTGGTTCGTTGGAGAGCGGCAATGTTTCTATATGAAACGGGTACAGAAGCAGCATTGTCAGCATTAAAAAAAACAGAAAACGATCCTGAATTCGAAGTGAAATTGCAGATTAAAATGGCCATTGCACGTATTGCAGAAGGTGAAGATGCGAAAGGTTCTGTTTGGAAACAAATGACCGAAGCAAGACAAGCCATGAAAGGTGAATAG
- a CDS encoding ABC-F family ATP-binding cassette domain-containing protein, whose product MSHLNITKLTKTVGAKTLFKDVEFSLYPGERAGLIGVNGTGKSTLMSILAGSMDADSVVMDHPKKYQITYLMQEPEFDESLTVLETVFSGESPILALNRAYENALKNMMVDSSSTQLQDELMDIQEKMEQENAWDINALAKTALSKLGIDMYDQSVGELSGGQRKRVALAKALIEPADLILLDEPTNHLDAVSTEWLQETLLRMGSAMLFVTHDRYFLDAVSTHIFEIADQTMYTHKGNYGDYLENKAIRDEMNASSQQKLENRFRSELKWIRRGAKARSTKQKARIQRFDEIKENVQKENDNTSLELSMQSQRLGKKIIEGKDMGVAYGDKQIFSGFDFLLQGGDRIGIVGPNGAGKSTLMKMLAGELEPTTGKMEYGSTVKIAHFTQHLPEMDESQRMIEYIQETSSDFEAEKGVRLSATQMLERFLFPSNGHGTQIGKLSGGERKRLYLLKLLMEQPNILFLDEPTNDLDIQTLSVLEDFLENFPGVVITISHDRFFLDRIAQKLWTTGTGKIEEYQGLYSEFIKEKNNPVALAEQELVETVVTEPVKSKKKMSYKDQLEYDSILDKIAEAEAKIEAREEEMALAGADYDKLQQLTEEVNMLTAEYDALVERWTYLQEIAEA is encoded by the coding sequence ATGAGCCACTTAAATATTACGAAATTAACAAAAACAGTTGGAGCCAAAACATTATTCAAGGATGTCGAATTTTCATTGTATCCTGGAGAACGTGCCGGATTGATCGGTGTAAATGGAACAGGAAAGTCGACCTTGATGTCGATATTAGCAGGATCAATGGATGCAGACAGTGTTGTCATGGATCATCCAAAAAAATATCAAATAACCTATTTGATGCAAGAGCCTGAGTTTGATGAGTCATTAACGGTACTAGAAACAGTATTCTCAGGAGAATCTCCAATTCTCGCATTAAATCGTGCATATGAAAATGCATTAAAAAATATGATGGTCGATTCAAGTTCGACACAACTTCAAGACGAATTGATGGATATTCAAGAAAAAATGGAGCAGGAAAATGCATGGGACATTAACGCACTTGCAAAAACTGCCTTGTCGAAATTGGGTATCGATATGTATGACCAATCGGTTGGTGAGTTATCAGGTGGGCAGCGAAAACGTGTAGCTCTTGCAAAAGCATTGATCGAACCAGCAGATTTAATCTTATTGGATGAGCCGACCAACCATCTTGATGCGGTTTCGACAGAATGGTTACAAGAAACGCTGTTACGTATGGGATCAGCTATGCTTTTCGTGACGCATGATCGTTATTTCTTAGATGCAGTATCTACCCATATATTCGAAATTGCAGATCAAACAATGTATACACACAAAGGGAATTACGGTGATTACCTTGAAAACAAAGCAATTCGCGATGAAATGAACGCTTCCTCTCAGCAAAAACTTGAAAACCGATTCCGTTCAGAATTAAAATGGATTCGTCGTGGTGCAAAAGCACGTTCGACAAAACAAAAAGCGCGGATTCAACGCTTTGATGAAATTAAAGAAAATGTACAAAAAGAAAATGACAACACATCGCTTGAACTATCGATGCAAAGCCAACGCCTTGGTAAGAAAATTATCGAAGGTAAGGATATGGGCGTCGCTTATGGCGACAAACAAATCTTCAGTGGATTTGATTTCCTGTTACAAGGTGGAGATCGCATCGGAATTGTTGGACCAAACGGTGCGGGGAAATCGACATTAATGAAAATGTTAGCGGGAGAACTTGAGCCGACGACTGGCAAAATGGAATACGGCAGCACAGTGAAAATTGCTCACTTTACGCAGCATTTGCCTGAAATGGACGAATCACAACGAATGATTGAGTATATTCAAGAAACGTCAAGTGATTTTGAAGCGGAAAAAGGCGTCCGTTTATCTGCTACCCAAATGCTTGAGCGTTTCTTATTCCCATCAAATGGTCACGGCACACAAATTGGCAAATTATCCGGTGGCGAGCGCAAACGTCTGTATTTATTGAAACTTTTAATGGAACAACCAAATATTTTATTCTTAGATGAGCCGACAAACGACTTGGACATTCAAACACTATCCGTGTTGGAAGATTTCTTAGAAAACTTCCCGGGCGTTGTTATTACGATTTCGCATGATCGCTTTTTCCTAGATCGCATCGCGCAGAAATTATGGACAACAGGTACTGGGAAAATTGAAGAATACCAAGGACTTTATTCGGAATTTATAAAAGAGAAAAACAACCCTGTGGCTCTTGCTGAACAAGAGTTAGTAGAAACTGTCGTGACGGAGCCTGTAAAGTCAAAAAAAAAGATGAGCTATAAAGATCAACTAGAGTACGATAGCATCTTAGATAAAATTGCAGAAGCTGAAGCAAAGATCGAAGCTCGCGAAGAAGAGATGGCTTTAGCTGGTGCAGATTACGATAAATTGCAACAGCTGACAGAAGAAGTGAATATGTTAACTGCAGAGTATGATGCATTGGTTGAACGTTGGACTTATCTTCAAGAAATCGCAGAAGCGTAA
- a CDS encoding HD domain-containing protein, producing the protein MDQEKINQCQNKVKKIYEQFDASHDWQHIERVMKNAKMILAHENADVFIVELAVLLHDVSDPKYKKPNEDLEREILEGLDLTNKQRQEIQDVIASVSFKGGNGKPATSSEAKIVQDADRLDAIGAIGIARAFAYGGAKGRKLYDWNEKARTEMTEQEYREAQPSSVTHFYEKLLLLKDQMTTETGKQMAEERHEFMLSFLKQLQTETDGNK; encoded by the coding sequence ATGGATCAGGAAAAAATCAATCAATGTCAAAATAAAGTAAAGAAAATTTATGAGCAGTTTGATGCGAGCCACGACTGGCAGCATATTGAACGCGTCATGAAAAACGCCAAAATGATTTTGGCGCACGAAAACGCAGATGTCTTTATCGTTGAGTTAGCGGTACTGCTACACGATGTTTCAGATCCAAAGTACAAAAAGCCAAATGAAGATTTAGAGCGTGAGATATTAGAGGGTTTGGACTTAACCAATAAGCAACGCCAAGAAATACAAGATGTCATTGCGTCTGTCTCTTTTAAAGGTGGAAACGGTAAGCCCGCAACTAGTAGCGAAGCCAAAATTGTTCAAGATGCAGATCGCCTAGATGCAATTGGTGCAATTGGCATTGCTAGAGCTTTTGCATACGGGGGAGCTAAAGGACGTAAACTATACGATTGGAACGAAAAAGCACGAACGGAAATGACCGAGCAGGAATACCGGGAAGCGCAGCCAAGCAGTGTTACGCATTTTTACGAAAAGCTTTTATTGCTAAAAGATCAAATGACAACGGAAACTGGTAAGCAGATGGCTGAAGAACGCCACGAATTTATGCTATCCTTTTTAAAGCAACTTCAAACAGAAACGGATGGGAATAAATGA
- a CDS encoding cold-shock protein, producing MNQGTVKWFNSEKGYGFIEYNDGDDVFVHFTGIQGDGFRTLTEGKTVSFDIIDGNRGPQAANVIEVDSE from the coding sequence ATGAACCAAGGGACAGTAAAATGGTTTAACTCAGAAAAAGGTTACGGATTTATTGAGTATAATGATGGCGATGATGTATTTGTCCATTTTACAGGCATCCAAGGTGATGGGTTTCGTACATTAACTGAAGGCAAAACTGTATCTTTCGATATTATTGATGGCAACCGTGGACCACAGGCTGCAAATGTTATCGAAGTTGACTCAGAATAA
- a CDS encoding zinc-finger domain-containing protein yields MKKISIINEIDEMLTTYCDGCFVRSQIRKDEGKTAAHRFCISNCTVGTQLQFLGEELNKIGTRTKQ; encoded by the coding sequence GTGAAGAAAATTTCTATTATAAATGAAATTGATGAAATGCTGACGACTTATTGTGACGGTTGCTTTGTGAGGTCTCAAATCCGAAAAGATGAAGGGAAAACGGCTGCTCACAGGTTTTGTATTAGCAATTGTACAGTTGGGACTCAACTGCAATTTCTGGGGGAAGAACTTAATAAAATTGGAACCAGAACGAAACAATAA
- a CDS encoding queuosine precursor transporter → MFNEFWGLGFALFNFVLLLIMYKCFGKTGLFAWVAISTVLANIQVTKTIEIIGLTATLGNSLYASTFLATDILNEKYGKKEAKKAVWLGFSSLLIMVLVMQFGIKFIPADSDFAQSSLETIFGLIPQIAIGSMIAYLASQHLDVIIFGALRKIFPKDSQFWIRNNGSTLLSQLLDTLIFTSIAFWGVFPFDVWLQIFFSTYVLKFIVSILDTPFGYLAKMITPIDEK, encoded by the coding sequence TTGTTTAATGAATTTTGGGGACTTGGCTTTGCCTTGTTCAATTTTGTTCTTTTATTAATCATGTATAAATGTTTCGGAAAAACAGGTTTGTTTGCTTGGGTGGCGATTTCCACAGTCCTTGCCAACATCCAAGTTACGAAAACCATTGAAATCATTGGCTTAACTGCTACACTTGGCAACAGTTTGTATGCTTCCACATTTTTAGCAACCGATATTTTAAATGAAAAATATGGCAAAAAAGAGGCGAAAAAAGCAGTATGGCTTGGCTTTTCTTCTCTGCTAATCATGGTGTTAGTGATGCAATTTGGCATTAAGTTTATACCTGCTGACAGTGATTTTGCTCAAAGTTCTTTAGAAACGATTTTTGGCCTTATCCCGCAAATCGCTATCGGTAGCATGATTGCTTATCTAGCCAGCCAACATTTAGACGTTATCATTTTCGGGGCACTTCGCAAAATCTTTCCGAAAGATAGTCAATTTTGGATTCGTAATAACGGCTCTACTTTACTCAGCCAATTATTAGATACGTTAATTTTTACTTCGATTGCATTTTGGGGAGTGTTTCCGTTTGATGTATGGCTCCAAATTTTCTTCTCGACTTATGTGTTGAAATTTATTGTTTCTATCTTGGATACGCCATTTGGCTATTTAGCAAAAATGATTACGCCCATTGACGAAAAGTAG
- a CDS encoding ribonuclease HI family protein, which translates to MLEVFVDAASAGTPQVSAIGVFIRGEGHVIHWSEYVGEMDNHTAEFTALVKGLELAKELSPQLISIKSDSQVTVDAFERRFIKNPKFKPLLERALEIGDQFEYCFIKWIPDSQNRAADALARTELRAHK; encoded by the coding sequence ATGTTAGAAGTGTTTGTAGATGCCGCAAGTGCTGGTACGCCACAAGTAAGTGCTATTGGCGTTTTTATTCGCGGGGAAGGTCATGTTATTCACTGGAGCGAATATGTGGGTGAAATGGACAATCATACTGCGGAATTTACAGCGCTCGTTAAAGGTTTGGAACTTGCCAAAGAATTGTCACCTCAACTGATTTCAATCAAATCAGATTCACAAGTAACGGTTGATGCATTTGAAAGAAGGTTTATTAAAAACCCGAAATTCAAGCCTTTACTGGAACGGGCGTTAGAAATTGGCGATCAGTTTGAATATTGCTTTATTAAATGGATTCCTGATTCTCAAAACCGTGCAGCGGATGCCCTAGCAAGAACTGAACTTCGAGCACATAAATAA
- a CDS encoding PQQ-dependent sugar dehydrogenase, with protein MKKILMASLSILLLAGCNNSAADPEKATAPFEEIATGLETPWAINKLGNEFYISERTGNVAYIDEDGTVTHQQVNFSDKLSGASEAGFLGFVLKQDFETNKKAYGYYVYERNGKDFNKIITLVLENGEWQESQVLLEGIPTGNVHHGGRLALDEDGTLFATIGDASTPELAQDLGSVNGKILKLNSSDEFEIYSSGHRNPQGITWDEDIMYASEHGQSANDELNIIEEGNNYGWPTIEGNATEDGLESPFFTTGSDETWAPSGITMHDGFLYVAALRGTAIKVVDPENAVVTDSIEGFGRVRDVLSDEDAVYFITNNTDGRGTPADDDDKLYKLNE; from the coding sequence GTGAAAAAGATTTTAATGGCTTCACTGTCGATATTGCTTTTAGCCGGTTGCAATAACTCAGCTGCTGACCCTGAAAAAGCAACGGCACCTTTTGAAGAAATTGCCACAGGATTAGAGACGCCGTGGGCAATTAATAAATTGGGTAATGAGTTTTATATTTCAGAACGAACTGGCAACGTAGCCTATATTGATGAAGATGGTACAGTGACGCATCAACAAGTTAACTTTTCAGATAAGCTTTCGGGTGCCTCAGAAGCTGGGTTTTTAGGATTTGTCTTAAAGCAAGATTTTGAAACAAACAAGAAAGCTTATGGCTATTATGTTTACGAACGCAACGGCAAAGATTTCAATAAAATTATCACACTTGTGTTAGAAAATGGTGAATGGCAAGAAAGCCAAGTTTTACTAGAAGGCATTCCAACAGGCAATGTTCATCACGGCGGCCGTTTAGCATTAGATGAAGACGGTACACTTTTTGCAACGATTGGCGATGCCTCTACTCCAGAGCTTGCTCAAGACTTAGGATCCGTGAATGGCAAAATTTTAAAGCTCAATTCTTCCGATGAATTTGAAATTTACTCATCAGGTCACCGAAACCCTCAAGGTATTACTTGGGACGAAGACATCATGTACGCTTCTGAACACGGTCAATCGGCTAATGATGAACTCAATATTATTGAAGAAGGCAATAATTACGGATGGCCAACCATTGAAGGCAATGCAACTGAAGATGGATTAGAATCTCCATTTTTCACTACTGGCTCAGATGAAACTTGGGCTCCGAGTGGTATCACGATGCACGACGGCTTTCTATACGTTGCGGCACTTAGGGGAACTGCTATTAAAGTGGTAGATCCAGAGAATGCTGTAGTTACAGATTCAATTGAAGGCTTTGGTCGTGTTCGAGATGTTTTGTCAGATGAAGACGCTGTCTATTTCATAACCAATAACACTGATGGTCGGGGTACACCAGCAGACGACGATGATAAACTGTATAAATTGAATGAATAA
- a CDS encoding GNAT family N-acetyltransferase — MEFRQLTIKDTQAYYDLRIEALKNNPDAFATRLEDALKNPIEKTAQNLAMKNAYTFGAFSEGRLLGNVTLVRNLAPKLHHRGSVYAVYVTPSERGKRLASRLMHQLFEFAKKMHGLERLDLAVASENKAAIALYEQLGFEKYGTDPQAMKTPEKYIDENLMVKFL, encoded by the coding sequence ATGGAATTTCGCCAACTCACCATTAAAGATACGCAAGCGTATTACGACTTGCGTATTGAGGCTCTAAAAAACAATCCAGATGCGTTCGCGACGAGACTAGAGGATGCACTGAAAAACCCAATTGAAAAAACAGCACAAAACTTGGCGATGAAAAACGCCTATACGTTTGGTGCATTTTCAGAAGGAAGATTACTAGGAAATGTAACTTTGGTGCGCAATTTAGCACCAAAGTTACACCACCGGGGTTCAGTTTATGCGGTATACGTAACACCTAGCGAAAGAGGCAAAAGACTGGCTAGTCGTTTAATGCACCAACTTTTTGAGTTTGCTAAAAAAATGCATGGGCTAGAGCGTTTAGATTTAGCAGTCGCAAGTGAAAACAAGGCAGCTATTGCCTTATATGAACAGCTTGGTTTTGAAAAATACGGAACAGACCCACAAGCTATGAAAACACCTGAAAAATACATCGATGAAAATCTGATGGTAAAATTCCTATAG
- a CDS encoding S66 family peptidase, whose product MIRYPATTIKTIGVTAPSSGVGKENHALLKQAIKRQEQNGFTFVTGDTAWTQNMAKSAPAKKRAEELMEMMIDPAIDLILPPWGGELLIEILEYLDFSKMQPKWILGYSDLSVLLLAVTLKTGIATAHGTNLIDLRGEQSDETTGRWLSILQTRAKGSVAQSSSTLYQKEWNHSIPSPVVFHLSEPTVWKTISGGEENFSGRLLGGCIDVIRHLIGTSFGDVQSFRKEHIPEEPVVWYLENCELPVADLKRSLTQMKYAGWFDHCTGIIFGRSPANEPNQEYTVEKMYEDLAEELDIPIAYDIDLGHVPPQLTFVNGAYAEVRVVNGKGTITQQFI is encoded by the coding sequence ATGATTCGGTATCCTGCAACAACTATAAAGACAATTGGTGTTACCGCTCCGTCATCAGGAGTTGGTAAGGAAAATCATGCGCTTTTAAAACAAGCAATCAAAAGGCAGGAGCAGAACGGTTTTACGTTTGTAACAGGTGATACTGCTTGGACTCAAAACATGGCCAAATCAGCTCCTGCTAAAAAACGTGCCGAAGAATTGATGGAAATGATGATAGATCCAGCTATTGATTTGATTCTTCCACCGTGGGGCGGGGAATTGTTGATTGAAATATTAGAATACCTGGATTTTTCGAAGATGCAGCCGAAATGGATTCTAGGGTATTCAGACCTTAGTGTCCTATTACTAGCTGTTACATTAAAAACAGGAATCGCAACAGCACACGGTACCAACTTGATCGACTTGCGTGGTGAACAAAGTGACGAAACTACAGGTCGCTGGCTATCGATTTTACAAACTAGGGCAAAGGGCTCTGTTGCCCAAAGTTCATCCACGTTGTATCAAAAAGAGTGGAATCATTCGATTCCATCTCCTGTCGTCTTTCATTTGAGTGAACCGACTGTATGGAAAACCATTTCAGGAGGGGAAGAAAACTTCTCGGGCCGATTGTTAGGCGGTTGCATCGATGTAATCCGTCACTTGATCGGAACTTCTTTTGGCGATGTCCAAAGTTTTAGGAAAGAGCATATTCCAGAAGAACCAGTTGTTTGGTATTTGGAAAACTGTGAGTTACCTGTAGCAGATTTAAAAAGATCGTTAACCCAAATGAAATATGCAGGTTGGTTTGATCATTGTACCGGCATCATTTTTGGTCGAAGTCCTGCAAATGAGCCAAATCAAGAATATACAGTGGAAAAAATGTACGAGGATTTAGCAGAAGAATTGGATATACCGATTGCTTACGATATTGACTTAGGACATGTGCCGCCACAACTCACCTTTGTCAACGGCGCTTACGCAGAAGTTCGAGTGGTAAATGGAAAAGGGACCATCACACAGCAATTTATATAA